Proteins found in one Vagococcus carniphilus genomic segment:
- a CDS encoding alpha-mannosidase, which yields MSKKKVYIISHSHWDREWYMPYEQHHMRLIRLMDDLLELFKTNPDFDSFHLDGQTIILDDYLQVRPEKRQEVQEAIDKGKLKIGPFYILQDDFLISSEANARNTLIGLEEARQWGNPTMLGYFPDTFGNMGQTPQMMEEAGIKAAAFGRGVKPTGFNNAVINDEKYASQFSEMLWEGPDQSKIFGLLFANWYSNGNEIPTTKEEALAFWNQKLPDAEQYASTNHLLMMNGVDHQPVQKDVTEAIKLANELYPDYEFIHSNFDDYLEAVMNDLPENLSTVEGELTSQETDGWYTLANTSSARIYLKQKNTTVERQLENITEPLATMAYEVTGTYPHDELRYAWKTLMQNHPHDSICGCSVDEVHQEMMTRYQKSEEVGKFLADEALTALTSEINTSSFSSDSKPFVVFNTSGHTKNQVVETTIEWKCQTFAEGVPLELFHQLEEEVKELTDFHVVDENGHVIPAEVVKTDVAFDYDLPTDRFRIPYMAIYVTVRLNLVAMPGMSWTTYALIEGKKEQITTSLVDDSTMTLENDLVKAEILENGLINFTDKLRNHTYPSGLIYENVGDIGNEYIFKQPWEDKALYAHDFPTTREVITNSPFVAEILITQTMMIPESAEELLDLEMRAVYEMRQRKANRSDKLVPFEIKTIVRLEKNSGQIKFNTSFDNQMKDHRLRVLFPSGLETSTHFAESIFEVVERPNHVNEATWENPTNPQHQQAFVNVHDESLGMTVANFGLNEYEVLPQDCTIALTILRAVGELGDWGYFPTPEAQCLGQQSVKFAIGFHGTNDMYQTFIEAKQFQVPMIVTKTDQHIGKLNPTHQFLAIDSKQYALTAIKRVEHGEDIITRGFNLSNTENCDVKVAINDYNAHEANMIEEFKENKTLETTIKPAKIQTLRWVK from the coding sequence ATGTCAAAGAAAAAAGTTTATATTATTTCTCATAGTCATTGGGATAGAGAATGGTACATGCCCTATGAACAACATCATATGCGCTTAATCCGCTTGATGGATGACTTACTTGAATTATTTAAAACAAATCCAGACTTCGATAGTTTTCATTTAGACGGGCAAACTATCATCCTAGATGACTATCTTCAAGTTCGACCTGAAAAAAGACAAGAAGTTCAAGAAGCAATTGATAAGGGTAAACTAAAAATTGGTCCTTTCTATATATTACAAGATGATTTTCTAATTAGTAGTGAAGCAAATGCACGAAACACACTCATCGGACTAGAGGAAGCTCGTCAGTGGGGTAATCCAACTATGTTAGGTTATTTTCCAGATACTTTTGGTAACATGGGGCAAACACCTCAAATGATGGAAGAAGCTGGAATAAAAGCCGCTGCCTTTGGACGAGGTGTTAAACCAACAGGATTCAATAATGCTGTAATAAATGATGAAAAATATGCTTCTCAATTTTCTGAAATGTTATGGGAAGGCCCTGACCAATCAAAAATATTCGGTTTATTATTTGCTAACTGGTATAGTAATGGAAATGAAATTCCTACAACAAAGGAAGAAGCTTTAGCTTTTTGGAATCAAAAATTACCTGATGCTGAACAATACGCTTCAACAAACCACTTATTAATGATGAATGGTGTTGATCATCAGCCAGTTCAAAAAGATGTGACTGAAGCTATTAAATTAGCTAATGAATTATACCCAGATTACGAATTTATCCATAGTAATTTTGATGATTATTTAGAGGCCGTTATGAACGACTTACCTGAAAACTTAAGTACTGTAGAAGGCGAATTAACGTCTCAGGAAACAGATGGTTGGTATACTTTAGCTAATACTTCTTCTGCTCGTATTTACTTAAAACAAAAAAATACAACCGTTGAACGTCAATTAGAAAATATTACTGAGCCTTTAGCAACAATGGCATATGAAGTGACTGGTACTTATCCTCATGATGAACTACGTTATGCTTGGAAAACCTTAATGCAAAATCATCCTCATGATAGTATTTGTGGTTGTAGTGTCGATGAAGTTCACCAAGAAATGATGACACGTTACCAAAAATCTGAAGAAGTTGGTAAGTTTCTAGCAGACGAAGCTCTAACTGCTTTAACAAGTGAAATCAATACGTCTAGTTTTTCAAGTGACTCTAAACCATTTGTTGTTTTCAACACATCTGGCCACACTAAAAATCAAGTGGTTGAGACAACGATTGAATGGAAATGTCAGACTTTTGCTGAAGGTGTCCCTCTTGAATTGTTCCATCAACTAGAAGAAGAAGTAAAAGAATTAACTGACTTCCATGTAGTAGATGAAAATGGTCACGTGATTCCTGCTGAAGTAGTCAAAACAGATGTTGCTTTTGATTATGACTTACCAACTGATCGTTTCCGCATTCCATATATGGCAATTTATGTAACTGTTCGATTAAACTTAGTAGCTATGCCTGGAATGTCTTGGACAACCTATGCTCTTATTGAAGGAAAAAAAGAACAAATAACAACTTCTTTAGTTGATGATTCAACAATGACTTTAGAAAATGACTTGGTAAAAGCTGAAATTTTAGAAAATGGTTTAATTAACTTTACTGATAAATTAAGAAATCATACTTACCCGAGTGGATTGATTTATGAAAACGTTGGAGATATTGGAAATGAATATATCTTCAAACAACCATGGGAAGACAAAGCACTTTACGCTCATGATTTTCCAACAACCAGAGAAGTTATAACAAATAGTCCTTTTGTTGCTGAAATCTTAATTACTCAAACAATGATGATTCCAGAATCGGCTGAAGAGTTACTTGACTTGGAAATGCGTGCCGTTTATGAGATGCGTCAAAGAAAAGCCAATCGAAGTGATAAATTAGTTCCATTTGAAATCAAGACAATTGTTCGTCTTGAAAAAAATAGCGGGCAAATTAAATTCAATACAAGTTTTGACAATCAAATGAAAGACCATCGTTTACGTGTCCTTTTCCCTTCTGGACTTGAGACATCAACTCATTTTGCTGAAAGTATCTTCGAAGTCGTTGAAAGACCAAATCATGTTAACGAAGCTACTTGGGAAAATCCAACAAATCCTCAACATCAGCAAGCGTTTGTTAACGTTCATGATGAGAGTTTAGGAATGACGGTAGCCAACTTTGGATTAAATGAATATGAAGTTCTACCACAAGATTGTACTATTGCCTTAACGATTCTCAGAGCAGTTGGAGAACTTGGTGACTGGGGCTACTTCCCAACACCTGAAGCCCAATGTTTAGGACAACAATCTGTTAAATTTGCCATCGGGTTCCACGGAACTAATGACATGTATCAAACTTTTATCGAAGCTAAACAATTCCAAGTTCCGATGATCGTTACTAAGACAGACCAACACATTGGAAAATTAAACCCAACTCATCAATTTTTGGCTATTGATAGTAAACAATATGCTTTAACAGCTATTAAACGTGTTGAACATGGTGAAGATATCATCACACGTGGATTCAACTTATCAAACACTGAAAATTGTGATGTGAAAGTAGCTATTAATGACTACAACGCTCATGAGGCTAATATGATTGAAGAATTTAAAGAGAACAAAACTCTTGAAACAACAATCAAACCAGCCAAGATTCAAACTTTACGTTGGGTTAAATAA
- a CDS encoding plasmid pRiA4b ORF-3 family protein, whose translation MYHKWIKEYGKTDGFLKAYKGVTGAPFGLENEEGVLTQEDFLQILEDFRMVILKELKVDIDNWNAGVFVMGLVDFIPKYIEIDNTVILEFQIILSNFLLYLEEKDYLENTNELIIAMVEFMPVCLNRNLDTKYWSSLKRKNIESYMEYMDDQMEMLSDLLDDLEEAEISNNFFPLTNKQQNQDKIIPMKPSQIIPFEGANKKTSNKIYQLRIDIVGAKPPIWRRILVPAEMTFEDLHEIIQTVFGWNTAHLYQFNVGSVILSDFEAEELLGEPTQFYFEPQVKKDMAKTKLSQLVNLGDKFEYIYDFGDSWEHKIVVEECLDKDPSIPFYPYCTKGKRTAPFEDFGGIERFDDFVASFKKNANKKSVQDVLEWAVGEDIERYHPDHVDIEEINEILGMSFLE comes from the coding sequence ATGTACCATAAATGGATAAAAGAATATGGGAAAACTGACGGATTTTTAAAGGCTTATAAAGGAGTTACAGGCGCTCCTTTTGGTTTAGAAAACGAAGAAGGTGTCCTAACGCAAGAAGATTTTTTACAAATTTTAGAAGATTTTAGAATGGTTATTTTAAAAGAGTTAAAAGTCGATATTGATAATTGGAACGCAGGAGTATTTGTCATGGGATTAGTTGATTTTATTCCTAAATATATAGAAATTGATAATACAGTCATTCTAGAATTTCAAATTATTCTTAGTAACTTTTTATTATATTTAGAAGAAAAAGATTATTTAGAGAATACAAATGAGTTAATAATCGCTATGGTAGAATTTATGCCTGTTTGTTTGAACCGGAATCTGGATACTAAATATTGGTCATCACTCAAGCGAAAAAACATTGAATCGTATATGGAATACATGGATGATCAAATGGAGATGTTAAGTGATTTGTTGGATGATTTAGAAGAAGCTGAGATATCCAATAATTTTTTTCCTCTAACTAATAAACAACAAAATCAAGATAAGATTATTCCTATGAAACCGTCACAGATTATTCCTTTTGAGGGAGCTAATAAAAAAACGTCTAATAAAATATATCAATTAAGAATCGATATAGTAGGAGCAAAACCGCCAATTTGGCGCCGAATTTTAGTACCAGCGGAAATGACATTTGAGGACTTGCATGAGATTATTCAAACGGTTTTTGGTTGGAATACAGCCCATTTGTATCAATTTAATGTGGGAAGTGTTATATTGAGTGACTTCGAAGCAGAAGAGCTATTAGGGGAACCTACTCAATTTTATTTTGAACCTCAAGTGAAAAAAGATATGGCGAAAACTAAATTAAGTCAATTAGTTAATTTAGGTGATAAATTTGAATATATCTATGATTTTGGTGATTCTTGGGAGCATAAAATTGTTGTTGAAGAATGCCTAGATAAAGATCCATCGATTCCATTTTATCCTTATTGTACAAAGGGAAAGAGAACAGCTCCATTTGAGGACTTTGGTGGTATTGAAAGATTTGATGATTTTGTAGCTAGTTTTAAGAAAAATGCTAATAAAAAATCAGTTCAAGATGTTTTAGAGTGGGCAGTGGGTGAAGACATTGAAAGATACCATCCTGATCATGTTGATATAGAAGAGATTAATGAGATTTTAGGTATGTCATTTTTGGAGTAG
- the tkt gene encoding transketolase, protein MKFDSIDQLGVNTIRTLSLDMIQKANSGHPGLPMGAAPMAYTLWTKHLKVNPNTSRNWADRDRFILSAGHGSSMLYSLLHLSGYNLPMSELKNFRQWDSLTPGHPEVWHTDGIEATTGPLGQGIAMSVGFAMAEAHLAATYNKDNFKVVDHYTYALCGDGDLMEGISQEAASLAGHLKLDKLIVLYDSNDISLDGPLDKSFSESVKNRFEATGWQHLLVKDGNDLEAISNAIEEAKKETGKPTIIEVKTIIGFGAENQGTNKVHGAPLGAEGLAHAKKSYGWDYPEFTVPEEVATRFNEDMIVKGEKAEQEWNEMFASYKAAYPELAAQFEAAFKDEVTVDLEKALPVYEVGDSSASRITSKEAIQELAKAMPNLWGGSADLSSSNNTMIAGEKDFEPGSYEGRNIWFGVREFGMAAAMNGIALHGGTRVYGATFFVFVDYLRPAVRLSAIQKAPVTYVLTHDSIAVGEDGPTHEPIEQLSSLRSMPNVNLIRPADGNEVAAAWKIAATSTETPTVLALSRQNLPVLEGTKEKAYEGVARGGYVLSASKADTPAGILIATGSEVNLAMEAQKELAKDGIDVSVVSMPSTAVFDGQEASYKESVLPKSVTKRVSIEMGATFGWERYVGLDGKVMGIDRFGASAPGNTVIEKYGFTVENVVKTFKSL, encoded by the coding sequence ATGAAGTTCGATTCAATAGATCAATTAGGTGTTAACACCATTCGTACACTAAGTTTAGACATGATTCAAAAAGCCAATTCAGGACACCCAGGTTTACCAATGGGAGCTGCTCCAATGGCTTATACGTTATGGACAAAACATTTAAAAGTAAACCCAAACACATCAAGAAATTGGGCAGACCGTGACCGTTTTATTCTTTCTGCTGGACATGGTTCATCTATGTTATATAGTTTACTTCATTTATCTGGTTATAACTTACCAATGTCAGAATTAAAAAATTTCCGTCAATGGGATAGTTTAACACCAGGACATCCAGAAGTATGGCATACAGACGGAATTGAAGCAACAACAGGTCCTCTTGGACAAGGGATTGCAATGAGTGTTGGTTTTGCTATGGCAGAAGCTCACTTAGCTGCTACTTACAACAAAGATAACTTTAAAGTGGTTGATCATTATACTTATGCTTTATGTGGAGATGGCGATTTAATGGAAGGTATCTCTCAAGAAGCTGCTAGTTTAGCTGGTCACTTAAAATTAGATAAATTAATCGTTCTTTACGATTCAAATGATATTTCATTAGATGGTCCATTAGATAAATCATTTAGCGAAAGTGTTAAAAATCGTTTTGAAGCAACAGGTTGGCAACATCTTTTAGTAAAAGATGGCAATGATTTAGAAGCTATTTCAAATGCGATCGAAGAAGCTAAAAAAGAAACAGGTAAACCAACTATTATTGAAGTAAAAACAATTATTGGTTTTGGAGCAGAAAATCAAGGAACAAACAAAGTTCACGGAGCTCCTCTTGGAGCTGAAGGTTTGGCTCATGCTAAAAAATCTTACGGTTGGGATTACCCTGAATTCACTGTTCCAGAAGAAGTAGCTACTCGCTTTAACGAAGATATGATTGTTAAAGGTGAAAAAGCTGAACAAGAATGGAATGAGATGTTTGCATCATATAAAGCAGCTTATCCTGAATTGGCAGCTCAATTTGAAGCAGCCTTTAAAGATGAAGTAACAGTTGATTTAGAAAAAGCTTTACCAGTTTATGAAGTAGGAGATTCTTCTGCTAGTCGTATTACAAGTAAAGAAGCTATCCAAGAATTAGCTAAAGCAATGCCTAATCTTTGGGGTGGTTCAGCAGATTTATCTTCATCAAACAATACAATGATTGCTGGAGAAAAAGACTTCGAACCAGGTTCTTATGAAGGCCGTAACATCTGGTTTGGTGTTCGTGAATTTGGAATGGCAGCAGCGATGAACGGAATTGCTCTTCATGGTGGAACACGTGTTTATGGTGCAACATTCTTCGTGTTTGTTGACTACTTACGCCCAGCTGTGAGATTATCAGCTATTCAAAAAGCACCAGTTACTTATGTCTTAACACATGATTCAATTGCCGTTGGGGAAGATGGCCCAACACATGAACCAATTGAACAATTATCAAGCTTACGTAGTATGCCTAATGTAAACTTAATTCGTCCAGCAGATGGTAACGAAGTAGCAGCCGCTTGGAAGATAGCAGCAACTTCAACAGAAACACCAACTGTTTTAGCTCTTTCTCGTCAAAACCTACCAGTTCTTGAGGGAACAAAAGAGAAAGCTTACGAAGGGGTAGCTCGTGGTGGTTATGTCTTATCAGCATCAAAAGCAGACACACCAGCAGGTATCTTAATTGCAACAGGTTCAGAAGTGAACTTAGCAATGGAAGCTCAAAAAGAATTAGCAAAAGACGGAATTGATGTATCAGTTGTATCAATGCCATCAACAGCAGTCTTTGATGGACAAGAAGCTTCTTATAAAGAATCTGTTTTACCTAAATCAGTCACAAAACGCGTTTCAATTGAAATGGGAGCAACATTTGGTTGGGAACGTTATGTTGGATTAGATGGAAAAGTGATGGGAATTGACCGTTTTGGAGCAAGTGCTCCAGGTAATACAGTGATTGAAAAGTACGGCTTTACTGTTGAAAATGTGGTTAAAACATTTAAATCTTTATAA
- a CDS encoding DUF896 family protein: MLSKEKLARINELAKKSKTTTGLTDTEKKEQALLREEYLARFRGGMRNHIEGMKVVDTEGNDVTPDKLKEIQKDKGLHGR; this comes from the coding sequence ATGTTATCAAAAGAAAAATTAGCCCGTATTAATGAGCTAGCTAAAAAATCAAAAACTACAACTGGCTTAACCGATACAGAAAAAAAAGAACAAGCTTTATTACGTGAAGAGTACTTAGCTCGCTTTAGAGGTGGGATGCGTAATCATATAGAAGGAATGAAGGTTGTTGATACTGAAGGTAACGATGTGACACCTGATAAATTAAAAGAAATTCAAAAAGATAAGGGACTTCATGGAAGATAA